The region GGCCCCACGGTCGCATTGTGGATTTTTGAAAAATCTTATGGTCAAGATTCGTCTCGCGCGTACCGGCGCCAAGAAGCGTCCGTACTACCACATCATTGCGACCGACAGCCGTAGCCGGCGTGACGGTCGTTTTCTTGAGCGCCTCGGGTATTACAACCCGAACGCCTCGGGTCAGGAACAGAAGCTGCTGGTCGATCTGGAGCGTCTCGCGCATTGGCGCGGCAACGGCGCCCAGGTGTCCGAGCGTGTCGAGTATCTGGTCAAGATCGCCCCGAAGCCGGAGGCGGCCGCTGCCTGAGCCTGAACAGCGCCAGGTGACGCTGGGTCGCGTCGCTGGCGTGTTCGGCGTGAAGGGCTGGGTTCGCATCCAGTCATACACCAGGCCCGCGGACAATATTTTCGAGTACGCGCCCTGGAACATCGGCGGCACGGTCTGGACGATCGACGAAGCACAGGAACACGGTCCCGGTTTCATCGTGAGTCTGGCCGGCATTGCTGATCGGGACGCTGCGGCGGCCATGATCGGTTCCGAGATCCAGGTTCCGCGATCGGCGCTTCCAGAGCCCGAACCGGGGCAGGTCTACTGGGCCGACCTGATCGGGCTCGAAGTGGTTTGCGAAGACGGCCAGCCTCTCGGGGTGGTCGAATCGTTGTTGGAGAACGGCGTGCAGGACGTACTCGTGATCCGCGGCGATGGAAGGCAGCACCTGGTACCGCTGGTGCGCGGGCCGATCGTGAAGTCGATCGACGTGACGCAAGGGCGGATCATCGTTGACTGGTCGCCGGAATACTGAGCGGGGCCACAGGGATGAAGATCGAAGTGCTGAC is a window of Banduia mediterranea DNA encoding:
- the rpsP gene encoding 30S ribosomal protein S16; this encodes MVKIRLARTGAKKRPYYHIIATDSRSRRDGRFLERLGYYNPNASGQEQKLLVDLERLAHWRGNGAQVSERVEYLVKIAPKPEAAAA
- the rimM gene encoding ribosome maturation factor RimM (Essential for efficient processing of 16S rRNA); this encodes MTLGRVAGVFGVKGWVRIQSYTRPADNIFEYAPWNIGGTVWTIDEAQEHGPGFIVSLAGIADRDAAAAMIGSEIQVPRSALPEPEPGQVYWADLIGLEVVCEDGQPLGVVESLLENGVQDVLVIRGDGRQHLVPLVRGPIVKSIDVTQGRIIVDWSPEY